In a single window of the Candidatus Kuenenbacteria bacterium HGW-Kuenenbacteria-1 genome:
- a CDS encoding type IV pili twitching motility protein PilT — protein sequence MHINNLFQITCNNNASDLHLMMGEPPVIRINGDLKRMENQSILEKKEMEDLIFSILSPIQKEKFIKERELDISYEIKGIGRFRVNLHFEKNNIGLAARVIPEKIPSMEDILMPPIAYELTQRSKGLVLVTGPTGCGKSTTLAAMINLINNERTCNIITLEDPIEFLFKSEKSIIKQRQLGTDMLSFHTALKHTLRQDPDVIMIGEMRDLETIATTITLAETGHLVLGTLHTYNAAQTVDRIIDIFPPHQQGQIRIQLSMVLVAVISQQLLPKINGEGQVAAREILINTPAVANLIRENKVAQIKTVIQTGAKDQMISLDQDLKRLYQEGSISKENAQIRMENPEFLTN from the coding sequence ATGCATATAAATAATTTATTTCAAATAACTTGTAATAATAATGCGTCTGATCTTCATTTAATGATGGGAGAACCTCCTGTTATAAGAATTAATGGGGATTTAAAAAGGATGGAAAATCAATCTATTTTAGAAAAAAAAGAAATGGAAGATTTAATTTTTTCTATTTTGTCCCCAATCCAAAAAGAAAAATTTATCAAGGAACGCGAATTAGATATTTCTTATGAAATAAAAGGAATTGGACGCTTTAGAGTTAATTTGCATTTTGAAAAAAATAATATTGGTTTAGCGGCTAGAGTAATACCTGAAAAAATTCCATCAATGGAAGATATTTTAATGCCTCCGATCGCTTATGAATTAACCCAGCGCTCAAAAGGATTAGTTTTAGTCACTGGACCTACTGGCTGTGGAAAATCTACTACTTTAGCGGCAATGATTAATTTAATTAATAATGAACGAACTTGCAATATTATTACTTTGGAAGATCCTATTGAATTTTTATTTAAATCAGAAAAAAGTATTATAAAACAAAGACAATTAGGTACGGATATGCTTAGTTTCCATACCGCCTTAAAACATACATTAAGACAAGACCCAGATGTTATTATGATCGGCGAAATGAGAGATTTAGAAACTATTGCCACAACAATAACTTTAGCTGAAACAGGACATTTGGTTTTAGGAACATTGCATACTTATAATGCAGCCCAAACAGTTGATAGAATTATTGATATTTTCCCGCCACATCAACAAGGACAAATTCGCATTCAACTTTCTATGGTTTTGGTCGCAGTAATTTCTCAACAACTTCTACCTAAAATAAATGGCGAGGGACAAGTGGCAGCTAGAGAAATTTTAATTAATACTCCAGCAGTAGCAAATTTAATTAGAGAAAACAAAGTTGCTCAAATTAAAACAGTTATTCAAACCGGAGCTAAAGATCAAATGATTAGTCTAGACCAAGATTTAAAACGATTATATCAAGAAGGTTCTATTTCTAAAGAAAATGCTCAAATACGAATGGAAAACCCAGAATTTCTAACAAACTAA
- a CDS encoding 30S ribosomal protein S15 translates to MMLNKIIKDTIIKKFAVHKNDTGSTEIQVAILTKEIEELTKHLKENKHDFSSRYGLFKKIGQRRKLLKYFKKENLEGFEKLTANLKL, encoded by the coding sequence ATTATGCTAAACAAAATAATAAAAGATACAATTATTAAAAAATTTGCTGTTCATAAAAATGATACGGGTTCAACCGAAATTCAGGTCGCTATTTTAACCAAAGAAATTGAAGAATTAACCAAACATCTTAAAGAAAATAAACATGATTTTTCTTCTCGTTATGGTTTATTTAAAAAAATTGGCCAAAGAAGAAAATTATTAAAATATTTCAAAAAAGAAAACTTAGAAGGTTTTGAAAAATTAACAGCAAATTTAAAATTATAA
- the gyrB gene encoding DNA topoisomerase (ATP-hydrolyzing) subunit B — MNEQEIKKNKSDDYKADQIIVLEGLDPVRKRPGMYIGSTGITGLHHLIWEVVDNAIDEAMAGFCNKIIIELLPENKIRVTDNGRGIPVDIHKSTGKSALEVVMTKLHAGGKFGEKGGYKVSGGLHGVGISVVNALSELMQAEIHRDGKIYIQEYKQGEPKEKVKMIGKLEIPKDSETIFPTGTIITFQPDPTIFEKISFDWETILAHLRQQAYLTKGIKIIIINRQNKEQPPLKYQFYFEGGIASYVKHLNYHKEQKHDSVFYIEKEVDEIKVEIALQYTTEYKETIFTFANNIFTIDGGMHLNGFKNALTKILNNYARKQNFLKEKDENLTGEDVREGLTAIISIKIREPQFEGQTKNKLGNPEVRPIVDSIFNETFGTFLEEHPQDGGNILNKCILSAHARLAARQARETVLRKGILEGITLPGKLSDCSTRDTQKSEIFIVEGDSAGGSAKQGRDREFQAILPLRGKILNVEKARLDKMFANNEIKNLIIALGTNIAEQFNLEKLRYNKIIIMTDADVDGAHIRTLLLTLFYRYFPELINKGHLYVAQPPLYRMQINRQINYIYSEEEKEKNIEEAKDKSIEIQRYKGLGEMNPDQLWETTMDPKKRMLKQITIEDAEAADEIFNILMGSDVLPRKHFIQTHAKNVKNLDI, encoded by the coding sequence ATGAACGAACAAGAAATTAAAAAAAACAAATCAGATGATTATAAAGCTGATCAAATTATAGTGCTTGAAGGGTTAGATCCTGTTAGAAAAAGACCTGGAATGTATATTGGAAGCACAGGAATAACTGGTTTACATCATTTAATTTGGGAAGTAGTTGATAACGCCATTGACGAAGCAATGGCTGGTTTTTGTAATAAAATTATCATTGAATTATTACCAGAAAATAAAATTAGAGTTACTGATAATGGTCGAGGAATTCCAGTAGATATTCATAAATCAACAGGAAAATCTGCATTAGAAGTGGTAATGACTAAACTTCACGCTGGAGGAAAATTTGGCGAAAAAGGAGGATATAAAGTTTCAGGAGGATTACATGGAGTCGGAATTTCAGTGGTTAACGCTTTATCTGAATTAATGCAAGCCGAAATTCATCGAGATGGAAAAATTTATATTCAAGAATACAAACAAGGCGAACCAAAAGAAAAAGTAAAAATGATCGGAAAATTAGAAATTCCAAAAGATTCTGAAACAATTTTTCCAACCGGAACAATAATTACTTTTCAGCCAGATCCAACAATTTTTGAAAAAATTTCTTTTGACTGGGAAACAATTTTAGCTCATCTTCGTCAACAAGCATATTTAACAAAAGGAATTAAAATTATTATTATCAATAGACAAAACAAAGAACAACCTCCTCTTAAATATCAATTTTATTTTGAAGGAGGAATTGCTTCTTATGTTAAACATTTAAATTATCATAAAGAACAAAAACATGATTCTGTTTTTTATATAGAAAAAGAAGTTGATGAAATTAAAGTAGAAATAGCTTTACAATATACAACTGAATATAAAGAAACAATTTTTACTTTTGCTAATAATATTTTTACTATTGATGGAGGAATGCATTTAAATGGATTTAAAAATGCCTTAACAAAAATTTTAAATAATTATGCTCGAAAGCAAAATTTCTTAAAAGAAAAAGATGAAAATTTAACAGGAGAAGATGTGAGAGAAGGTTTGACCGCTATTATTAGTATAAAAATTAGAGAACCTCAATTTGAAGGACAAACAAAAAATAAATTAGGAAACCCAGAAGTTCGTCCTATTGTAGATTCAATTTTTAATGAAACCTTTGGTACTTTTTTAGAAGAGCACCCACAAGATGGAGGAAATATTTTAAATAAATGTATTTTATCCGCTCATGCGCGCTTAGCCGCTCGACAAGCGCGAGAAACCGTTTTAAGAAAAGGCATTTTAGAAGGGATTACTTTGCCTGGAAAATTATCAGATTGTTCCACTCGAGATACTCAAAAATCAGAAATTTTTATTGTTGAAGGAGATTCTGCTGGAGGCTCAGCCAAACAAGGTCGTGATCGAGAATTTCAAGCAATTTTACCTTTGAGAGGTAAGATTTTAAATGTAGAAAAAGCGCGTTTAGATAAAATGTTTGCTAATAATGAAATTAAAAATTTAATTATTGCTTTGGGAACAAATATTGCTGAACAATTTAATTTAGAAAAATTAAGATATAATAAAATTATTATTATGACTGATGCTGATGTTGATGGAGCGCATATTAGAACATTACTTTTAACTTTATTTTATCGTTATTTCCCAGAACTAATTAATAAAGGACATCTTTACGTTGCTCAACCACCACTCTATAGAATGCAAATTAATAGGCAAATAAATTATATTTATTCCGAGGAAGAAAAAGAAAAAAATATAGAAGAGGCAAAAGATAAATCAATTGAAATACAACGATATAAAGGTTTAGGAGAAATGAACCCAGATCAATTATGGGAAACAACGATGGATCCTAAAAAAAGAATGCTTAAACAAATAACCATTGAGGATGCAGAAGCAGCAGATGAAATTTTTAATATTTTAATGGGCAGTGATGTTTTACCTCGAAAACATTTTATTCAAACCCATGCTAAAAATGTAAAAAATTTAGATATTTAA